One region of Mycoplasma zalophi genomic DNA includes:
- a CDS encoding triose-phosphate isomerase has translation MDKYYLIGNHKMNLTFSEEQKFVKNFNELSKENINSNIYVGISVSPSNLALKNVMDLNELKLGSQNISIYEKGAYTGEVSATQVKDLSVDFTILGHSERRIHFQDNPSLINTRIKNALKNDLNVILCIGETKEEYQENKTIESLTYQIEEALKDIQNPEKIIISYEPIWSIGTGLVSSNEHLKEIYDFLEKKLPHTTFMYGGSAKPSNILHLLEIKQIKGFLVGNASLDPTSFFEMYKILSNLGK, from the coding sequence ATGGATAAATATTATTTAATTGGTAACCACAAAATGAATTTAACATTTTCTGAAGAACAAAAATTTGTTAAAAATTTCAATGAATTAAGTAAGGAAAATATAAATTCAAATATATATGTTGGTATTTCAGTAAGTCCAAGCAATTTAGCTTTAAAAAATGTAATGGATTTAAATGAATTAAAGTTAGGATCACAAAATATTTCAATTTATGAAAAAGGAGCATATACTGGCGAAGTATCTGCAACTCAAGTAAAAGATTTATCGGTAGATTTTACAATATTAGGTCACTCAGAACGTAGAATACATTTTCAAGATAACCCATCTTTAATTAACACAAGAATTAAAAATGCACTTAAAAATGATTTAAATGTTATCTTATGTATTGGTGAAACAAAAGAAGAATATCAAGAAAATAAAACAATTGAATCATTAACTTATCAAATAGAAGAAGCATTAAAAGATATTCAAAATCCAGAAAAAATCATAATTAGTTATGAACCAATTTGATCAATTGGAACTGGATTGGTGTCTTCAAATGAACATTTAAAAGAAATATATGATTTTTTAGAAAAAAAATTACCTCATACAACTTTTATGTATGGAGGTTCTGCTAAACCTTCAAATATTTTACATTTGCTTGAAATCAAACAAATTAAAGGATTCTTAGTTGGTAATGCATCTTTAGATCCAACAAGTTTTTTTGAAATGTATAAAATTTTATCAAATTTAGGAAAATAA
- a CDS encoding type I restriction enzyme subunit R domain-containing protein, protein MESEYELQNRIVELLKIHYRDNKESQNNNAIPKVIKNAYNEDLKRNWCDILNIINKDILKDKRLNISHIEIILGQLAKQTVTEIHDLLQIGTLPAYDYFQNKKPIYLKLFKGKEFEAHFDNPDAIYQIATETTFQTDNKLKSELRTDILLLINGLPIYNIELKKERSNIQKAVNQLKNYSEELFKRKIYDDAKHQVMYKFVQILVAMSENEMIYTPNQTDPQNISSKPSEWFNWTNKDNSKIHGYEQVVKTFFQIPLTHHLIARYTAANINNDQLMVLRSYQVHAIEAALKNVEEVIESQKEHQLNKIGYVWHTTGSGKTFTSFKLAQLLKRKYPDRRVVHVVDRRSLNQQTKFQFQKYANDDSSEDKYIIKISQPDNSKLLKRKLESKPDAEIIITSIQLIHEIKTIQAETEKFIFVFDEAHRSTDGEWFIQFKQNFKNAMVIGFTGTPILYEEDEESQKTLTQQIFGEEIHKYTMQEGIRDKKVLPFTIKLDYRKELLEFYGVLDSMKSKALEHQDNIEKFQCFLRDKTQFYKTYVQASWNSIFSRNDFDNARQTFLSLLEENEQNNDLKQKLENKLESLGYFESDNYKKWIVEEIIADRQDNKTRIWSGIFATSSIEEAIWYYKQFQQDLAKSKSENKIKVSVLFDFSLSSDSANFEERTRFLNELLDKYNKDFNTAYNARDHLRDGTFKTDIEKRLAQDIKEENITKTIKDKGNSEQKLDLLIVVDQLLTGYDSKFVNTIYFDKEISQKYSIIQAISRTNRIYPNKNYGKVHFFKKPIQMKNNLEMALRMYANVTPDQFNGFIEEYKPKKLFAKILQEYNNLENIRQKLNIPEDYGKIPTNTMETEYQNLDQKTKDNITKFLESFNNLFNYRKKWYYLDQIERENFHQCPVISEKIEKTTWFDILKKRYRDLVNLIKQTSDPNKIDERSIINFEIFENNSNNIDSNFNMKVDENFLENLKKPLTKDKIIDILEKNQKWYEYNDQMIIKELIKEINDNIYVIENYNIFFSNIFEEISIYIDKYKNKKRENDINYFLELTGISAEDFQDYKDMDLSQKQILKYKYIFRLIKDKEHIDNLVKFCKVEFPDIKDIEKSNSAKIKCIRYFFEKKINNKQQ, encoded by the coding sequence ATGGAATCAGAATACGAATTACAAAATAGAATTGTTGAACTTTTAAAAATACATTATAGAGATAATAAAGAATCACAAAATAATAATGCGATACCAAAGGTTATAAAAAACGCATATAATGAAGATTTAAAGCGAAATTGATGTGACATACTGAATATTATTAACAAAGATATTTTAAAAGATAAAAGATTAAATATAAGTCATATCGAGATTATTTTAGGTCAATTAGCAAAACAAACAGTTACTGAAATTCACGATCTTTTACAAATCGGTACTTTACCGGCTTATGATTATTTTCAAAATAAAAAGCCTATTTACTTAAAATTATTTAAAGGTAAAGAATTTGAAGCTCATTTTGATAATCCTGATGCAATTTATCAAATAGCAACTGAAACAACATTCCAAACAGATAATAAATTAAAAAGCGAATTAAGAACTGATATTTTACTCCTAATTAATGGTTTACCAATTTATAACATTGAATTAAAAAAAGAAAGATCTAATATTCAAAAAGCTGTAAATCAATTAAAAAATTACAGTGAAGAATTATTTAAAAGAAAAATTTATGATGATGCTAAGCATCAAGTAATGTATAAATTTGTACAAATTTTAGTTGCAATGTCTGAAAATGAAATGATTTACACACCAAATCAAACAGATCCACAAAATATAAGTTCAAAACCAAGCGAATGATTTAATTGAACAAATAAAGATAATTCAAAAATCCATGGCTATGAACAAGTAGTGAAAACATTTTTTCAAATTCCTCTTACTCATCATTTAATTGCAAGATACACAGCAGCAAACATAAATAATGACCAATTAATGGTTTTAAGAAGTTATCAAGTTCACGCTATTGAAGCAGCATTAAAAAACGTTGAAGAAGTAATTGAAAGCCAAAAAGAACACCAATTAAATAAAATTGGTTATGTTTGACATACAACAGGTTCAGGGAAAACCTTTACTAGTTTTAAACTTGCTCAATTATTAAAAAGAAAATACCCAGATCGTAGAGTAGTTCATGTAGTTGACAGAAGATCACTAAATCAACAAACAAAATTTCAATTTCAAAAATATGCAAATGATGATAGTTCAGAAGATAAATATATAATAAAAATTTCACAACCTGATAATTCAAAATTATTAAAAAGAAAATTAGAATCAAAACCAGATGCTGAAATAATAATAACTTCAATTCAATTGATTCATGAAATAAAAACTATCCAAGCTGAAACTGAAAAATTTATATTTGTATTTGATGAAGCACACCGCTCAACAGATGGAGAATGATTTATCCAATTCAAACAAAATTTCAAAAATGCCATGGTTATTGGTTTTACAGGTACACCAATTTTATATGAAGAAGATGAAGAATCACAAAAAACTTTAACTCAACAAATTTTTGGTGAAGAAATTCATAAATATACAATGCAAGAAGGAATTCGTGACAAAAAAGTTTTACCTTTTACTATTAAATTAGATTATCGAAAAGAATTATTAGAATTTTATGGAGTTTTAGACTCAATGAAATCAAAAGCACTGGAACATCAAGATAATATTGAAAAATTTCAGTGTTTTTTAAGAGATAAAACACAATTTTATAAAACATATGTTCAAGCTTCTTGAAATAGTATTTTTTCAAGAAATGATTTTGATAATGCAAGACAAACATTTTTAAGTTTATTAGAAGAAAATGAACAAAATAATGATTTAAAACAAAAATTAGAAAACAAATTAGAGTCACTTGGTTATTTCGAAAGTGATAATTATAAAAAATGAATAGTAGAAGAAATAATTGCTGATAGACAAGATAATAAAACCAGAATATGAAGTGGTATTTTTGCAACATCAAGCATCGAAGAAGCTATTTGATACTACAAACAGTTTCAACAAGATCTTGCAAAATCAAAAAGTGAAAATAAAATAAAAGTATCAGTTTTATTTGATTTTTCACTTTCTTCTGATTCTGCTAATTTTGAAGAACGCACGCGATTTTTAAATGAACTTTTAGATAAATATAATAAAGATTTCAACACCGCTTATAATGCTCGCGATCATTTAAGAGATGGTACATTTAAAACAGATATTGAAAAAAGACTAGCACAAGATATAAAAGAAGAAAATATCACCAAAACAATAAAAGATAAAGGAAATTCAGAACAAAAATTAGATTTATTAATTGTTGTTGATCAATTATTAACAGGATACGATTCTAAATTTGTAAACACCATTTATTTTGATAAAGAAATAAGTCAAAAATACTCAATAATTCAAGCTATTTCAAGAACAAATAGAATTTATCCAAATAAAAATTATGGAAAAGTTCATTTCTTTAAAAAACCAATTCAAATGAAAAATAACTTAGAAATGGCTTTAAGAATGTATGCAAATGTTACACCAGATCAATTTAATGGTTTTATTGAAGAATACAAACCTAAAAAACTTTTTGCTAAAATTTTACAAGAATATAATAACCTTGAAAATATTCGTCAAAAACTGAATATTCCTGAAGATTATGGCAAAATTCCAACTAATACTATGGAAACAGAATATCAAAATTTAGATCAAAAAACAAAAGATAATATTACAAAATTTTTAGAGTCATTTAATAATCTTTTTAACTATAGAAAAAAATGATATTATTTAGATCAAATTGAAAGAGAAAATTTCCATCAATGCCCTGTAATTTCTGAAAAAATCGAAAAGACTACATGGTTTGATATTTTAAAGAAAAGATATCGAGATTTAGTTAATTTAATAAAACAAACTTCAGATCCTAACAAAATAGATGAAAGAAGTATAATAAATTTTGAAATTTTTGAAAATAATTCAAACAATATTGATTCAAACTTTAATATGAAAGTGGATGAAAACTTTTTGGAAAATTTAAAAAAACCTTTGACAAAAGATAAAATAATTGATATTTTAGAAAAAAACCAAAAATGATATGAATATAATGACCAGATGATTATAAAAGAGTTAATAAAAGAAATTAATGATAATATTTATGTAATTGAGAATTACAATATATTTTTTAGTAATATTTTTGAAGAAATTTCTATATATATTGATAAATATAAAAATAAAAAACGCGAAAATGATATAAATTATTTTTTAGAATTAACAGGAATTAGTGCAGAGGATTTTCAAGACTATAAAGATATGGATTTAAGTCAAAAACAGATTTTAAAATATAAATACATTTTTCGATTAATTAAAGATAAAGAACATATTGATAATTTAGTGAAATTCTGTAAAGTTGAATTCCCTGATATAAAAGATATAGAAAAATCTAACTCAGCAAAAATAAAATGTATAAGATACTTTTTTGAAAAAAAGATAAATAATAAACAACAATAA
- a CDS encoding site-specific integrase: MKKNEILFYKYFENWISIYKKGSIRNITYSKYKLTLDWLIKLVPDLRVCDIDRITYQKILNDYAVYHEKQTTLDFHHHLKSCILDAFDDGLILVNPTRKAVIKGKFPRDKKTKFLSQFELQLLLKELKLEDKLNFDWLIFLVAKTGMRFSEALGITPKDFDFTRQTLSVNKTWDYKENTGFALTKNKTSNRKIQLDWLTSSKFAFLIKDLEVDKPIFVFKERIFNSTINDRLERCCKKANIPIISIHGLRHTHASILLYAGVSIASVAKRLGHASMNTTEKIYLHIINELENKDIDLVMRSISNLF; encoded by the coding sequence ATGAAAAAAAACGAAATTTTATTTTATAAATACTTTGAAAATTGAATATCAATATATAAAAAAGGATCGATTAGAAATATAACGTATTCAAAATACAAATTAACACTAGATTGACTTATTAAATTGGTTCCAGATTTGCGAGTGTGTGATATTGATAGAATTACTTATCAAAAAATATTAAATGATTATGCAGTTTATCATGAAAAGCAAACGACTTTGGATTTTCATCACCATTTAAAAAGTTGTATTTTGGATGCTTTTGATGATGGATTAATTTTAGTAAATCCCACAAGAAAAGCAGTCATTAAAGGAAAATTTCCTAGGGATAAAAAAACAAAATTTTTAAGTCAATTTGAATTACAATTACTTTTAAAAGAATTAAAATTAGAAGATAAATTAAACTTTGATTGATTAATTTTTTTAGTTGCAAAAACCGGAATGCGTTTTTCAGAAGCATTAGGAATTACTCCAAAAGATTTTGATTTTACAAGACAAACTTTAAGTGTAAATAAAACCTGAGATTACAAAGAAAATACCGGATTTGCACTAACTAAAAACAAAACTTCAAATAGAAAAATACAATTAGATTGATTAACTAGTTCAAAATTTGCATTTTTAATTAAAGATCTTGAAGTAGATAAACCAATTTTTGTTTTTAAAGAACGTATTTTTAATTCAACTATTAATGATAGATTAGAACGTTGTTGTAAAAAAGCAAATATTCCAATAATTTCTATTCACGGTTTACGTCATACACATGCATCTATTTTGTTATATGCTGGGGTATCTATTGCATCAGTTGCAAAACGTTTAGGACATGCAAGTATGAATACAACTGAAAAAATTTATCTTCACATTATAAATGAGCTTGAAAATAAAGATATAGATCTTGTAATGAGATCTATATCCAATTTATTTTAA
- the recA gene encoding recombinase RecA has protein sequence MEKTQIESILKEIEKKFGKESIMYLGQKPNLSCKTFSTGSLTINKALGINGWPKGRIIEIYGPESSGKTTLALHAIAEVQKEGGIAAFIDAEHSIDPIYARNLGVKIDELILSQPDSGEQALEIVDILAKSGNIDLIVVDSVAALVTEAELSGEMRDQTIGGQARLMSKALRKITASLAKNETSVIFINQIREKVGVIFGNPETTPGGKALKFYSSIRAEVRKASNITDNNEISGNTIKIKIVKNKLSAPFKTANVEIIFSKGIDKTGEIIDLAEKYQILVKKGSWYSYNEQNIAQGKSNLKIYLAQNEDILKEITELVIEKISSE, from the coding sequence ATGGAAAAAACACAAATTGAATCTATTTTAAAAGAAATAGAAAAAAAATTCGGTAAAGAATCAATTATGTATTTAGGACAAAAACCTAATTTAAGTTGCAAAACATTTTCAACTGGTTCACTTACAATCAATAAAGCTTTAGGAATAAATGGATGACCTAAAGGTAGAATCATAGAAATATATGGACCAGAAAGTAGTGGAAAAACTACTTTAGCATTACATGCAATTGCAGAGGTTCAAAAAGAAGGTGGAATTGCTGCATTTATTGATGCAGAACATTCTATAGATCCAATTTATGCACGTAACTTGGGAGTAAAAATCGATGAATTAATTCTTTCACAGCCTGATAGTGGAGAACAAGCTCTTGAAATTGTTGACATTTTAGCAAAATCAGGAAATATTGACTTAATTGTTGTTGACTCTGTTGCTGCATTAGTAACTGAAGCAGAACTTTCTGGCGAAATGCGTGACCAAACTATTGGAGGTCAGGCAAGATTAATGTCAAAAGCATTAAGAAAAATTACAGCAAGTTTAGCAAAAAATGAAACTAGTGTAATTTTTATTAACCAAATAAGAGAAAAAGTGGGTGTTATTTTTGGGAATCCAGAAACAACACCAGGAGGAAAAGCTTTAAAATTCTACTCATCAATAAGAGCAGAAGTAAGAAAAGCAAGTAATATAACTGATAACAATGAAATAAGTGGAAATACTATTAAAATTAAAATAGTAAAAAATAAACTTTCAGCACCATTTAAGACTGCTAATGTGGAAATAATTTTTTCAAAAGGAATAGATAAAACCGGTGAAATTATTGATTTAGCAGAAAAATATCAAATCTTAGTTAAAAAAGGTTCTTGATATTCATATAATGAACAAAATATTGCACAAGGAAAATCTAATTTAAAAATTTATCTTGCACAAAATGAAGATATTTTAAAAGAAATTACTGAATTAGTGATTGAAAAAATATCAAGTGAATAA